In Paenibacillus guangzhouensis, a single window of DNA contains:
- a CDS encoding S-layer homology domain-containing protein has translation MSVTKYIKGAVIGLSIAAISLASMPKTEANNHRFAMSYIYFGKPDQYLQAVNQTKGSLDMVSPSYFDLNDNGSLQLTDAVDPKFVEEMHKQGMKVVPFLSNHWDRKLGIAALNNREALTKQIAAAIEKYNLDGVNVDIENVTEKQRDDYTALVKMLRAAIPANKEVSVAVAANPDGWNTGWHGSYDYAALGKVSDYLMLMTYDESYEGGEPGPVASLPFVKKSIEYALKHVPSDKIVMGIPFYGRYWKSDGSIQGLGIQNTVVNSLIEKYNGKVVFDAASQSPKATFTIPASDPGASVHGKRITAGTYTVWYENEQSIKAKLGLVQKYNLKGAGNWSLNEESGNTWDYYSKWLNDAAYLDTVSHWADEAIQFVSDKGWMAGTGNRLFEPKAPLTRAQAASVLVRMSGEKLQPGSQTALFKDVPSNHWAAADIQIAKQRGLINGYEDGRFAPNQTVTREELAAMLAKALQQKPALRASAVFTDVDSNRWSASAITSLSQRGVISGYQDGTFRPTRAVTRAELAVMLQAATTIPS, from the coding sequence ATGAGTGTTACAAAATACATAAAAGGTGCGGTGATTGGGCTGTCCATCGCTGCAATCTCGCTCGCGAGTATGCCGAAGACGGAGGCAAATAATCATCGATTCGCCATGTCCTATATATATTTTGGGAAGCCGGATCAATATCTTCAAGCCGTGAATCAGACAAAGGGCAGTCTGGATATGGTGTCACCTAGTTACTTTGATCTAAATGATAACGGTTCCTTGCAGCTGACGGATGCGGTTGACCCGAAATTCGTCGAAGAGATGCATAAGCAAGGCATGAAGGTGGTTCCATTCCTTAGTAACCATTGGGATCGGAAGTTGGGCATCGCTGCGCTCAATAACAGGGAAGCATTAACGAAACAGATTGCGGCAGCGATTGAGAAATACAATCTCGACGGCGTCAATGTCGATATCGAGAATGTGACCGAGAAACAGCGTGACGATTACACGGCGCTGGTGAAGATGCTGCGTGCAGCGATTCCAGCGAACAAAGAAGTCTCGGTGGCTGTCGCGGCGAACCCCGACGGATGGAATACAGGGTGGCATGGGTCTTATGATTATGCAGCGCTTGGTAAGGTGAGTGATTACCTGATGCTCATGACGTATGATGAGAGCTATGAAGGCGGCGAACCAGGTCCGGTCGCAAGCTTGCCGTTCGTGAAGAAATCGATTGAATATGCCCTGAAGCATGTGCCGAGCGACAAAATCGTGATGGGCATTCCGTTCTATGGCCGTTATTGGAAGTCGGACGGCAGTATCCAAGGGCTTGGCATCCAGAACACTGTTGTGAACAGCCTGATTGAGAAATACAACGGAAAAGTTGTCTTCGATGCGGCGAGCCAATCCCCGAAAGCGACCTTCACGATTCCGGCTAGCGATCCAGGGGCGTCGGTCCACGGGAAACGGATAACCGCAGGAACATATACGGTATGGTATGAGAATGAACAATCGATCAAAGCGAAACTCGGCCTCGTTCAGAAGTATAACCTGAAAGGCGCAGGGAACTGGAGTCTAAACGAAGAATCCGGCAACACCTGGGATTACTACTCCAAGTGGTTGAACGATGCGGCGTATCTCGATACGGTCTCACATTGGGCGGATGAAGCGATCCAGTTCGTATCTGATAAAGGATGGATGGCTGGAACGGGGAATCGTCTGTTCGAGCCGAAGGCACCGCTAACGCGTGCGCAGGCTGCGTCCGTATTGGTGCGGATGTCGGGGGAGAAGCTGCAGCCAGGAAGTCAGACGGCTTTGTTCAAGGATGTTCCATCAAATCACTGGGCAGCCGCTGACATTCAGATCGCGAAGCAGCGCGGGCTGATTAACGGTTACGAAGATGGACGCTTCGCACCGAATCAGACCGTAACTCGTGAGGAGCTTGCAGCGATGCTGGCGAAGGCGCTGCAGCAGAAGCCAGCGTTACGCGCCTCTGCCGTGTTTACCGATGTAGACAGTAATCGTTGGTCTGCTTCTGCGATTACGAGTTTATCCCAGCGCGGTGTCATCAGCGGTTATCAAGACGGTACCTTCCGTCCGACGCGCGCGGTAACGCGTGCGGAGCTTGCTGTCATGCTGCAAGCCGCAACGACTATTCCATCCTAA
- the cysK gene encoding cysteine synthase A gives MPNIYKNLTDLIGNTPLLELSNYNKMHQLEAQIIAKLEYFNPAGSVKDRIGFAMIKDAEERGVLKPDSVIIESTSGNTGIGLAFAAAALGYRLIITLPETFSIERRKLLKALGAELVLTPATEGMTGAIRRADELAKEIPGAFIPEQFDNPANPAIHRKTTAEEIWRDTDGQVDIFIGGVGTGGTVSGVGEALKAKNPAIQVIAVEPFDSAVLSGGKRGLHAIQGLGAGFVPGNFKAEVVDEIITVKNHEAINTARILAKREGLLVGISSGAAAYAATLVAKRPENKGKNIVVVLPDTGERYLSTPLFDEE, from the coding sequence TTGCCGAATATCTACAAAAATTTAACCGATTTGATTGGCAATACACCGCTGTTGGAATTATCCAACTACAATAAAATGCATCAATTGGAAGCGCAGATTATTGCAAAGCTCGAATACTTCAATCCTGCGGGCAGTGTCAAAGACCGCATCGGATTCGCGATGATCAAGGATGCCGAAGAACGCGGCGTCTTGAAACCGGATTCGGTCATTATTGAATCTACGAGCGGAAATACAGGGATCGGTCTTGCCTTCGCAGCCGCTGCACTCGGGTACAGACTCATCATTACATTGCCGGAAACATTCAGTATTGAACGGAGAAAATTGCTCAAAGCGCTCGGCGCTGAGCTGGTTCTTACACCGGCTACCGAAGGCATGACTGGAGCGATTCGGAGAGCGGACGAGCTTGCTAAGGAAATTCCGGGCGCGTTCATTCCAGAGCAATTCGATAACCCGGCCAACCCTGCCATTCATCGCAAGACGACAGCAGAGGAAATCTGGCGGGATACGGACGGTCAAGTGGATATCTTCATTGGAGGCGTTGGTACGGGAGGTACGGTTAGCGGTGTAGGCGAAGCGCTCAAAGCCAAGAATCCTGCGATTCAAGTCATCGCCGTAGAGCCATTCGATTCCGCGGTACTGTCTGGCGGTAAACGCGGCCTTCACGCCATTCAAGGCCTTGGTGCCGGATTTGTTCCAGGTAACTTCAAGGCGGAAGTGGTCGATGAGATCATCACCGTCAAAAATCACGAAGCGATCAATACCGCGCGAATTCTAGCGAAGCGCGAAGGATTGCTCGTCGGCATCTCTTCCGGGGCTGCTGCTTATGCGGCAACACTCGTCGCTAAACGTCCTGAGAACAAGGGCAAGAACATTGTTGTCGTCCTGCCGGATACAGG